The nucleotide sequence AACCATCGGTGATGGAGTCTCCATAAGCCACCAGTGTCATGGGCTTGGAGGACATGACATCCAGGCCTGTGGCAACAAACCAGGATGAGGTGGGGACGGCAGCAGACAGCGCTACGGCCGCAGACTCGTTGCCGGGATTGAGGTAGCTGTTTTGCCGGGTCACGAAGTGCGCACTTTGCACCACGGTTTTCTTGGGCAGATACAAGCTGATGGCCAGATCACTCATGGCTGCCACACTCAAATCCACCGGGTCGCTGTAGACCATTCCTTTGGCAGGAATCACGACATCACGTTTGCCGCCGAAGGTCAGCGTCCTGTCGGTGCCAGAGACGATGGAGCTTCCTTTATCACGCACGGCCACATGCGCTGCGCCAATCTCCAGTGCAGCCGGGGCATCGCCAATCTCATTGGAGAGCCGAATGCGAATCTGATTGCCCGCGACGTTGCTGCGCACAATCAAACGCACGGTCTGGTTGTCCAGCGTAATCAAAGGGAGAAAAAGCTCGGTATTCGATAACGAGGCAGGTCCGGTAGGTGCGGTAGCCCAAGAGGTTTGCCACGCCTTGGCCAGTGGGTCATCCCCCCCGCCGCCACAGGCGCTCAAGCCTAGCGCCATCAGTCCAGCCAGTGCGCACTGCACCCAGCCTGAAGCAGGTTTTCCAATCGCTGATCGCTGCATTGCTATCTCCATTTTCTGATGAGGATGCACTGAAGAACATGGGCCAGCGGTGCATGCATGGCATGCCTACGTCGTCACAAAGCCATGGTTCGAGCATCGATTCAGACCATTTCTTGTGCCACACCGGTCAGGCTGGCGCGATTGTCCAAAGCAGTTCTCAGCACTGGCTGCCGCCAAGATGACAGCAGCCCCAAAAATGCACTAAACCTATGGTAAATATGGAGTTTTTTCTTATATCCTGATTCAGAAATCACATTTTTTGCGCACTTTTTTTGTGATCGATGTCGCACAGAAAATCGTTTCTGTTCGGCATGCCCTCATTCACCAACGCAAAATCCGATGGAATGATTTATTGGTGAATGGGGTTTCAAAGCCAGTGCTCTCGCGCATGAATGCGCAGGCAAGCGTTGACAGGGCGAGTGCGTGCCGATTGGCCCACAGGAATTGCCAAAAAACACGCCTGAACGCACTGCCCCCCTGCGGCTTTAGCTATCAAAGATGAAGAACTTCATCCTGGCTTCGCGCCACTGCTGTGGCGTAACAGTCGTCGATATCTTCTACGCGGCCACGGCATTGACCGCAGCGGCGAGGAAGGCAACGATTTCCTTTTCATAGGCGGGCATTTCAGGGGCAGGTGCCGAGCCCCACAGCACGGCCACCACATTCGCCTCACGATTGATATACAGGTACTGGCCAAACACCCCGACCGCCGAGAACGCACCCCCATGGCCGGGGATGCTGTGCTCGCCCTGCGGGAATAACCACCACTGGTGTTGATAGCTCAGAGCATGGGGCCCCGCATAGGGCTTGACGTTGCGCAGTACCGAGCCCTCAGGCAGCTGCGTAATGCCATCGACCCAGCCAGCGGGCAGCACTTGCTGGCCGTTGATGACGCCGCCATTGGCAATAAAGCGCCCAAACCGGCCATAGTCGCGCAACACGGCGCAAAAGCCGCTGCTGGCGATTTCCATGCCGTTGTTGGCATCCAGCTGCCAATAGGCATCCTGCTCCATCCCCATGGGCTGCCAGATTTTCTGGGACAGATAGTCGCTGGCCGACATGCCTGTTGCTGCGCGCACGATTTCAGCCTGCAAGAACGACTCGCCCGTGCTGTAGTTGAACACGGTGCCCGGCGCGTGCAGACGCGGCAGATTGCGCAGGACTTGCAAAATGCTGCCGCGCTGAAGGCTCAGTTGCGCCGAGAACATGGCGCGGCGGTCAGACTGGGGGTTGCGGTAGGTTTCATCCCAGCGCACGCCAGAGCACATATTCAGCACCTGCTCCACCGTCACGCCGTCATAGCCGGAACCGGCCAGTTCTGGCACGTACTTCACCACCATGTCCTGCAGGCTGGCAATCGCCCCCTCGTGCAAGGCCGCGGCAATCAGCGTGGCCGACAGCGACTTGGCGACAGAAAACGAGGTCCAGCGTGTGTGCTCATCGTTGCCCTGTGCATACTTTTCCAGCACGATCTGGTCACCCTTGAGCACCAGTAAGCCCGTGACATCGTTGCGGCGCATGAAGGCATCGGCATCGTGTGTCTGGCCGTCGGCCTCATAGGTGGGCGCAATGGCCTCAGCCACCTGCAGCGGATAGACCTGCGATCCGCGCGGCACGGGTCTGGTAGGGTAGAGCTGGTCCATATGGCGAAAGGTGCGTGTCTGCACACCTTGCTCCAGCTCATACAGATTGGCGGGCTGGCCCAGCGTTTCGCGGGCCTCTGAAATGGTGCGGCTTGTGCCTGCTTGCATGATTGTTTCTTTCCTGGCGGGCCTGCCATTCGGCGGCCACGACTGACTTGAAATAGAGGAGCGTTTGGCAGCCTATCGGTCCACCAAGCGGCGCGAGATCAGCAGCACGCTCAGGCTGCCCAGTGCGATGACGCCAGACAGCAGATACAGGCCAGCAGCGGGGCTGCCGGTCATGGCAAACAGCTTGCCGAAGACCGTGGGGCCCAGAAAGCCTGCCATCTGCCCGAAGGCGTTGATGAAGGCAATGCCCACCGCTGCGGCAGCGCCCGACAGCACTGCCGTGGGAAGGTTCCAGTACAGCGCATTGCCCACCACGTTGCCGCCCAGTGCCGCAAGAGACGCCAGCAGCAGCAAGGTGGGGTTGCCCATGGCCGAAGGCATGGCTGCCAGACCCAGTGCACAGACCAGCCCCGGCACCACGGTATGCCAGCGGCGCTCGCGCCAGCGGTCCGAGGTGCGGCCCAGCACCAGCATGCCCACCACGGCCAGCGCATACGGTGCGGCCACCATCCAGCCAATCTGCATCGTGTCTTTGACGCCAGCTTCGCGCAGCATGCTGGGCATCCAGAACACCAGGGTCACGCCCGCCAGAAAGGTGAAATTGATCACGGCCAGCAACCAGACCAGGGGGGATCGCATGGCCTGACCGACGTTGTGCGTCACGGTCTGTTGCTGATCGGCAGCCACATGGGACTGCAGCACCTGCTTTTCCGCATCGCTGAGCCAGCTGGCCTTGGCAATGGAGTCATCCAGATACCAAAGCGCAATGACGCCCATGATGACGGCGGGAGCGCCTTCCAGCAAAAACAGCCACTGCCATCCGGCCAGCAGAGTGCTGTTGGCAAAGTGGCTCAAAATCCAGCCCGACACGATGCCGCCCAGAATGCTGCCCACCGGAATTGCGGCCATGAACAGCGTAATCACGCGGCCACGGCGCTGCGCGGGGTACCACTGGGTGAGGTAGAGCATCACACCAGGAAAGAACCCGGCCTCGGCCGCACCCAGCAAAAAGCGCACGATGTAGAACTGCGTGGGGGTCTTGACCAGCAGCGTCGCCACCGACAGCAGGCCCCAGGTGATCAGAATGCGGGCAATCCAGCGCCGGGCACCAAAGCGCGCCAGCATCATGTTGCTGGGCACTTCCAGCAAAAAGTAGCTGACAAAGAAGATGCCTGCACCCAAGCCAAAGACGGCTTCGCTGAAGCCAAGATCCGCCTGCATGCCCAGCTTGGCAAAACCCACATTGGTGCGGTCAATGAAGGCAAACACATAGCCAATGAACAAAAAGGTAATCAGGCGGCGCGTGACCCTGGCATACAACCGGTCTTCGGCTTGCGCGCTCTGGGCTGATATGGGCGGCTGCTGACCGGGCTGCCCGGCCAGGGTGGAAGCATTCATGGCGGTGTCTCCTGCGAATATTTATGAAGGCAGGCGCTGACTATCCATCAGCCTGCAGTGCAGGAGGTAGCGATAAAATTTCAGGGCTCACACCTTTGGTTTTCACCTCCACCCATCTTCTGCTCTGCACCCATGAAAAAGCATCAACTTCAGGCTCTGGTGGCCGTGGCAGAGCATGGCAGCATCCGCCGCGCCGCCAATGCTGTGGCCTTGTCACAAACTGCGCTGACCAAGGCTTTGCGAGAGATGGAACTGGATTTGCAGGCGGTATTGCTGCAGCGCAGCCCGCAGGGGGTGCGCCTCACGCCCGTCGGCCTGCAATTGCTGCACCACGCCAAACTGATCCTGGCGGAAATGGATGAAGCCCGCGCCAGCGTGCGGCACATGCTGGGTCTGGGTGACCCGCCGGTCAAAGTTGCCGTCACGCCCACCTTTTCACTACTGTGCCTGGCAGAGACGGTGGCACGCTTTCGCACGCGCTTCTCGAAGGCTCCGCTCAGCATCCGGGATGCGTTTCTATCTCAGACCTTGCCCATGCTGCGCGATGGCACGATTGATCTGGCCATCACCGCCGTCATGCCCGAAGTTCTGGGCTCAGACCTGAGCTTTGAATCGGTGGGTACGCTGGAAATCACACTGGCAGGCCGACTGGATGCGCTGGGCCCCGGCCCTCACCATCTGAGCACACTGGCCCAGGCTGCGCCCTGGCTGCTTGACAGCTCTACAGGCGGCACCAGCGAAGTCGTGCGCCAATGGCTGGCAGAGCATGGCGTGGCCGAGCTGCCTCAGGTGATTGAATGCCCCTCTTCCATGGCATCACTGGTGCTGTCCACACAAGGCCAAGCCATCGTGCCCACGCCACGCGCCATTCTTTCTGTGCCCTGGCTGGAGCACTTTCATCGTGAGATCAAAGTGGCCGAGCCCCTGCCCCAGTTGCCCATCGGCATCGTGGTGCGCAAAGGCCACCGGCTGGATGGCCCAGCCGAGTGGTTTGCGGAATGCGCGCGGCTGGAGTTAAGGCAGATGCTGTGAGCCTCGCTCCAAGATTGTCAAAAAGGCCTTGCAGCCCAGACACATCAAGCGCTACCTGCTATCAATATTCTAGGCAGATCTTCCCAAAATGCTTGCCAGCCGCTTGGTGGGCAAAGGCCTCGGCCATGCGCTCCAGCGGGTAGTGGCTGTCGATCACCGGCTTCCAGCCAAACAGCTCCAGCGCGCGCACCATGTCTTGTTGCTGCTCGCGGCTACCGACGATCAGGCCCTTCAGGGTTTGCTGTTTGCGCATCAGCTCCACGGTGGGCACAGCGCCCGCAAAGCCGGTCAGCACGCCAATCAGCGCGATATGGCCGCCGGGCGCGCAGGCGCGGATGGACTGGGGCAGCGTGCCGGGGCCGCCCACTTCGACCACGATGTTGGCACCACGCCCGCCGGTGGCAGCCAGCACGGCGTCGCCCCATTCAGGCTGGTCTTTGTAGTTGATAACGGTGTCGGCACCCAGGGCCTTCAGTTGCTCGGCCTTGGCAGCGCTGCTGGTGGTAGCGATGACCTTGGCGCCCATGCTTTTGGCCATTTGCAGCGCAAAGATGGAGACGCCACCCGTGCCCAGCACCAGCACGGTGTCGCCGGCCTGCAGCTTTCCATCCACCACCAGTGCGCGCCAGGCGGTCAGGCCGGCGGTGGTCAGCGTGGCGGCTTCGGCATGGCTCCAGCCCTGGGGAGCGTGGGTGAAGCTGGTGGCGGGCAAGGTGATGGATTCGCGGGCAAAGCCGTCCACGCCATCGCCGGGCACCAGCTGAAAGTCGGTGGGCACGTTGCTGCCGGACTGCCACTGCGGAAAGAAGGTGGACACCACGGCATCGCCCACGGCAAATTCCGTCACGCCCGCGCCCACGGCGGTGACCACGCCTGCGCCATCGGCCATGGGAATGCGGCCATCGGCGGCTGCGCCGGGGCGCGAGACCACGGCCAAGTCGTGAAAGTTGAGCGAGCTGGCGTGAATGCGCACCTGAATCTGCCCCGCCCCGGGCGCGGCGGCTGTGGGCAGCTCTGCCAATTTCAGGTTTTCCAGACCGCCGGGGGCGGCAAGTTGCATGGCTTTCATGGCAATCCTTGGGTGTGAAAAGTGAACGCCTGCCATCTTGCAGGCAAGCAGCATGGGTCGCCAGAACCCACATATTTGTGCCGTAGTATTAAAAAGGGAACTATTGGACAGATACAGGCTTTGCGCGAGACTGCTGCACTAGCAAGGACACGGCAACTTGCCCCATGGAGGAACAATGAAACGCCTGAACAGCAAAAGCGGCTGCGCCGTGGAGGTGACGCTGTCCGTGATGGGCGGCACCTGGAAACCCATCATCCTGTTCCACCTGCTGCATGGCAAAAAGCGCTTCAGCGAGCTGAGCCGCACCATTGGTGGCCCCACGCGCATCACCCAGCGCATGCTGACGCTGCAGCTGCGCGAGCTGGAAGAGGCCGGCATTGTGCTGCGCACCGTGCACGCCGAGGTGCCGCCACGTGTGGATTACGAACTGACCGAACTGGGCCGCAGCCTGCAACCGGTGCTGATTGCCCTGCGCAACTGGGGCGTGGACTACGCCCGCCTGCAAGAAGGCGCAGGCGGGCTGCATGACGACACCTATGGCATCGCTACGGCCACAGTTAATTGCACTGCAGATTCAAAGAAAAAAGTGGCTTGAGCGCCTATGTATAAAGCGCTTACAGCTATTTTTTCAGGAGCAAATCAGGCCAGTGCGGCCTGAATATCAGCCGCCAGTTTTTCCGGCTTGTCCTGTGGCGCGTAGCGGCGAATGACCTGTCCATCGCGGCCCACCAGAAATTTGGTGAAGTTCCACTTGATGGACTTGGTGCCCAGCACGCCCGGGGCTTCGGCGGTGAGCCAGCGGTACAGCGGGTGCGCGCCATCGCCATTGACATCAATCTTGTGCATCAGCGGGAAGGTGACGCCAAAGTTCAGCTCGCAAAAGCTGGCAATTTCATCGTCCGAGCCTTTTTCCTGCGCGCCAAACTGGTTGCAGGGAAAGCCCAGCACGACCAGACCCTGATCGGCATATTGCTCATGCAGGGCTTGCAGACCTTTGTATTGCGGCGTGAAACCGCAGGCACTGGCGGTGTTGACGATCAGCAGCACCTTGCCGCGATAGTCGGCCAGCGGCACGCTCTGGCCCGTGATGCTGGTGGCTTCAAAGTCATAGACGCTCTGCGCTGTGTGATTCATTCCGCCTCCCCGTTGGCATGCTGTAAAGCACCAAGCTTAGCGCGGCGCAGGCAATGCAGTCACGGCCATTCGCCCTGCGGGGCTGCCAAAGAAAAAGCCGGACCGTTGAAGGCCCGGCTTTTCGCTTTGTGCAGTTGCCGTATTTCTTTATTTTGCTAAGCGCTGCGCTTTTATTGAATGCAGCTGCCCTGATTCGTTTCCAGCTGGGTCTTGGACCACAGGTAGATTTTGTCCAGATTTTCGGTCTGCGCATTGGCGCTGACGGGCAGCAGGCCTGCCAGCGGTTTGCAGTCTTCACGCGTTTCAGCGGGGGCAATCAGCGCAGCCTTTGGCTGAAAGACGAAGGTGGACGGTTTTTTATCCTGCAGATGGTTGATCTTCACCACCAGCTGGCCTTTTTGCAGGCGCCAGGTACCGGTGCGGGTGAAGGGCTTGCTGTCGTCGCCCGCCGATTCCACCCAGCTGACCTTGCCGTTCCTCAGAAAGTGCAGCACCAGCGGGCTGCGGCCTTCGGTCCAGGTGGCGTAGCTCTGGGGCACAAACTTGGCGGCGCTGGCCTTGCGGTTGGCTTCGGCAATTTCCAGCTTGCGCTGCGCCTGGGCCTGCTCGGCACGGGCTTCGGCTTCACGCTGGGCCTGCGCAGCGTTGGCGGCGCTTTGTGCGGCGGCCTGCTGGTTTACGGCCTGTCGGGGTGTCGTGTCGCAGGCACTGAGCGCCAGGGCGGCCGCCAGCGTCAGGGCCACGGAGGCGGAAGTCTGGAAATTCATCAATTTCTCCATTGAAGTATCGTCAAATGATAGTGTTTGGCTATTAAAAAGTCGATTTTGCATTGGCTTTTTTGCAACCATGTGCTCGCTCGTTCTGCAAATACCGGGGCTGGAACCATAGAAAAGAAGCGGCCCTGATGCACTGCGCCTTTTTTTTGGGCATTCTTCGCAGTCTTGCCTCTATGCGGCCTTTGAATGACCGCCTTGCAACGTGCGTTTGTCCTTTCAAGAACTCCAAGAAAAATGTGTCACGCAGGCCAAAGCGCTGTGGCTGCGCTGGCGTGCGTCTGCGCTGGGCCAGAAGGTCGCGGCACTGCCCTGGTGGCATCGCTGGCCCACACGCCGCGAATGGCTGCGCGTGCTGGTGGCCCTGCCCGTGCTGTTTGTGCTGTATGTGCTGCTGCTGATTCCGTTCACGCCCAGCATCAGCGATCTGCGCAAAGCCAAGCTGGAGCAGCCCGCGCAGATCATGAGCGCCGATGGCAAGCTGATTGGAGAGTTCAAGCGCAGCAACCGCCAGTGGGTGCCGCTGGAGCAGATTTCGCCGTCGGTGGTCAAGGCGCTGGTGGCCACGGAAGACCACCGCTTCTATAAGCACCATGGCATGGATTTCACGCGCACGCTGGGCTCGGTGGTGCATACCGCCATGGGCAACCCGCAGGGCGGCTCCACCATCACCCAGCAGCTGGCGCGCAACCTCTACCCCACAGAAATTGGCCGCGCCCGCAATATCAACCGCAAGCTCAAGGAAGCGATCACGGCCTTCAAGATCGAGGCGCTCTATACCAAGGACGAGATTCTTGAGACCTATCTGAACACCGTTCCCTTCCTCTACAACGCCTATGGCATTGAGATGGCGGCGCGCACGTATTTCGACAAGCCCGCCGCCAAGCTGACGGTGCTGGAGAGCGCCACGCTGGTGGGCATGCTCAAGGGCAATGCCTACTACAACCCCGTCATCAACCCCGAGCGCGCCATTTCCCGGCGCAACACGGTGCTGAGCCAGATGGTCAAGCGCGGCGAACTCAAGGACGATGAGTTTGAGCGCCTGAAAAAGCGCCCCATGCGTCTGGACTTCGAGCGCCAGGAAGAGCCCGTGGGCATGGCCCCGCACTTTGCGCAGCAGCTGCGCAAATGGCTGATTACCTGGGCAGACAAGAACGACTACAACATCTACACCGACGGTCTGGTGGTGCGCACCACCATTGATTCACGGCTGCAGAACTGGGCGCAGCAATCAGTGAACCGCCAGATGCGCACGCTGCAGAACATTGCCAGCACCAACTGGAGCCACCGCGATGGCTGGAGCGCCGAGAACGATCTGGTGCTGCAACTGGTGCGCGAAACGCCCACCTACCGCAAGCTGGTGCAGACGGGCGGCCTGAGTGCCGAAGACGCCCTCAAGAAGCTGCTGGCCGACAAGGCTTTCATGAAAGACCTGCGCGACGACAAGACCCGCGTGCAGGCAGGGTTCCTGGCCATGGACCCGCGCAACTCGGCCGTGCTAGCCTGGGTGGGCAGCCGCGACTATGCGCAGGATGCGTTTGACCACGTAGCCCAAGCCCGCCGCCAGCCCGGCTCCACCTTCAAGCCCTTTGTCTATGGCGCGGCGCTGCAAAAAGGCGCCCAGCCCGAAGACACACGCAAGGATGAAGAGGTCGAGATCAAGCTGCCCGGCGGTGAAATCTGGCGCCCTACCGATGCCGTGGACCCCACTGGCGTGCCCATGACGCTGACCGATGCGCTGGCCTATTCCAAGAACACCGTCACTGCCGAAGTGATGCAGGAAGTGGGCGTGGACCGCGTCATCAAGCTGGCGCGTGCGCTGGGCGTGCGCCAGAGCCCTCTGGAGGCCGTGCCTTCGCTGGCACTGGGCTCCAGCCCCGTCACGCTGCTGGAGATGGTCAACGCCTATGGAAGCATTGCCAACTCCGGCCGCTACACCCCGCCGCAGCTGGTCACCCGCATCGAAAATGCCGATGGTCAGGTGCTGGCTGAGTTCAGCCCCCCCAAGCCCGATGAAGCCTGGGACGAGGAGCACAACTACAAGCTGCTGGAGATGATGCGCGCCGTGATCGACAAGGGCACGGGCCGCGCCATCCGCAAGCAATATGGCATTCGCGCCGATGTGGCTGGCAAGACGGGCACAACACAGGGCAATGCCGATGGCTGGTTCATCCTCATGCACCCGCAGATCGTGGTGGGCGCCTGGGCGGGCTTCAACGATTCGCGCATCACCCTCAAGAGCGACCAGTGGGGTCAGGGCTCGCGCAGCGCCCTGCCCATGGTGGGCGACTTCATGTCCCGCGCACTGCACAGCCCCCTGCTCAATGCCAAGGCCAGCTTTGCCGAGCCCAATACCCGCCACTGGTGGAGTGATCTGGTGGACCGCCTGCGTGACAAGGTTCAGCAATGGGGCAGTGATGACAGCGACAGCAGCGCCCCCGCCCATGAAGGCCAGCATCAGGCCCCTGCAGCAACGCCCCACGCCCCCGGCACCGCGCCAGCCAGCCCCGAGGGCAATGACTCGGACATCACCGAGTCCACACCGGCCTTGCCTGCCAGCCCAGCCCAGCAGCCCGACAGCGGCGCTCCTGCTTCCGGCGCTGACAGCAGCCCTGGCCTGGCCCCGGCAGAGCCTCAGCCCGCAGCGCCAGCGCGCACGCCTGCGCCTGCCAGCTGGAGCGATGTGGGCACGCCGCTGCCCCCCGCCGCCCCGCTGAACACGCCGCCAGACACCCCCTGAGCAACGGCTTTCAGCCATATAAGCCACTGGGCCGTTGAATAACTGGTCCAATACCAGCCTGCCGCCAGTGATCTCCCAACCCGGAGTGAACTGGCGCATTTGTTTGCGCACACATGCCATCCGCATGTCCTGCGCCGTTTGCGCCGACCCGGAGCCGATATGACCGCCAACACGCCCACCATCGTCACTTTTGCCATCTACCTGCTGGGCATGTTCCTCATCGGCTGGATGGGCTACAGGGCCACCTCCAGCCTGTCTGACTACATTCTGGGCGGACGCAGCCTGGGCCCGGTCGTGACCGCCCTGTCTGCCGGGGCATCTGACATGAGCGGCTGGCTGCTCATGGGCCTGCCCGGCGCGGTGTTCACGCAGGGGCTGTCGGCCTCGTGGATTGCCATTGGCCTGTGCATAGGCGCATGGATGAACTGGCGCTTTGTGGCGGCGCGCCTGCGCCTCTACACCGAGAAGGTGGGCAATGCGCTGACGCTGCCCGACTACTTCACCAACCGCTTTGAAGACAAAAGCAGCCTGCTGCGCATCGTCACCGCACTGGTGATTCTGGTGTTCTTCACCATCTATTGCGCCTCTGGCGTGGTGGCCGGTGCCCGTTTGTTCGAGAGCATGTTTGGCATGGACTACCACACGGCCTTGTGGGTAGGCGCCGTAGCCACCATGGCTTATGTGTTCATTGGCGGCTTCCTGGCCGTGAGCTGGACGGACACCATTCAGGCCTCGCTGATGATTACCGCGCTGATTCTGGCGCCGCTGATGGTGATCTATGCCGACGGCGGCATTGGCGCCAGCACCGCCATCATCGAAACCGCACGCAGCGGTGCTTTTGACATGTTCAAGGGCCAGACTCCGATTGCCGTGATCTCGCTGCTGGCCTGGGGCTTGGGCTATTTCGGCCAGCCCCACATTCTGGTGCGCTTCATGGCCGCCGAGTCCATCCAGACCATTCCCAATGCCCGCCGTATCGGCATGACATGGATGGTGCTGTGCCTGGGCGGTGCCGTGGCCGTGGGCTTTTTCGGCATTGCCTTCTTCAGCACCCGTCCGGACATTGCTGCCGGCGTGAACGCCAATTCCGAAAACGTCTTCCTGGAAGTGGCCAAGCTGCTGTTCAACCCCTGGATCAGCGGCGTGCTGCTGGCCGCCGTGCTGGCGGCGGTGATGAGCACGCTGTCGTGCCAGCTGCTGGTGTGCTCCAGCGCGCTGACGCAGGACATCTACAAAACCTTTCTGAACAAGAAAGCCAGCCAGCAGCAACTGGTGTGGTTTGGCCGTGCCATGGTGTTTGTGATTGCCGTGATCGCCATCATCA is from Comamonas fluminis and encodes:
- the putP gene encoding sodium/proline symporter PutP, which translates into the protein MTANTPTIVTFAIYLLGMFLIGWMGYRATSSLSDYILGGRSLGPVVTALSAGASDMSGWLLMGLPGAVFTQGLSASWIAIGLCIGAWMNWRFVAARLRLYTEKVGNALTLPDYFTNRFEDKSSLLRIVTALVILVFFTIYCASGVVAGARLFESMFGMDYHTALWVGAVATMAYVFIGGFLAVSWTDTIQASLMITALILAPLMVIYADGGIGASTAIIETARSGAFDMFKGQTPIAVISLLAWGLGYFGQPHILVRFMAAESIQTIPNARRIGMTWMVLCLGGAVAVGFFGIAFFSTRPDIAAGVNANSENVFLEVAKLLFNPWISGVLLAAVLAAVMSTLSCQLLVCSSALTQDIYKTFLNKKASQQQLVWFGRAMVFVIAVIAIIIAQDPNAKVLGMVSNAWAGFGAAFGPLVLLSVLWPRMTRNGALAGMITGALTVLVWQHFQWFKLYEIIPGFAFSAIAIVVASLLDKKPSASMQAIHQQVDAEIAAHGE